Below is a genomic region from bacterium.
CCCCTTTTGGTTGCTGGTTCTCTCAAAAAGAAAATGGACCCGGCCGGATTCGAACCAGCAACCAACGGATTATGAGTCCGCTGCTCTGCCCTTGAGCTACGGGTCCATTTACAAGATATATATTATAATATCAAGGTGTATAAAAGTAAAGAGAACAATCCAGAGATTTTATTGTGAAGATTCTGGATAATTCTGTGGTATCTGGTTCTGTTGCATCTGTCTCTGATATTCTTCATACATTCTTTGTTGCTGTTCCATCATCTGTCTTTCATATTCTTCCATCTTTTTCTGATAATCTTCTTCCATTTTTCTTATCATCTCTTTTGTTTTTCTCTCATTTATCTCTGCCCTGATAAGATTGGCAATTTTCAGGAAAGTAATTACTATAAAAATTATTAGAAACACTTTTCTGGCTTTTACTTCATCTATTTTATGGACATATACACTGGCAGTAATGATATAAAAACATAGAGCAAAAAGATAAGCAAAAGTGCCAATCCATTTGCCAAAGAAAGGAATAATAGATATTAAAATTCCAGCAGGAATAAGTGGTGAAAAAGAAGCAGTACATCTCAGAGATGTCTCAAAACTTTCTCTGGAACCGAGGGCAATCCAGATAAGATGGAGTATAACTGTGGAGATAAAGAAAAAGATTAAGAAAAGTGGGATAAGTAGAAAGGATATAGCCATATTTGTTGAGAACAGAAGAATTTTAAGATGTTTAAGATGGAGAATTGTAAACAAAAGAATTACAATTAGTTCAGATATGAGTATTATAATGGTTGTATAAACAATAGGTTCTGAATAACCACCTTCTTTTTCAAAATTTTGATATAACTCAACAGGTGCTGTAAAAAATTTTTTTGTATCTTCTAACATCTTTTGCCATCTAATTTTCTCCATCTTGTCTCCTTTTTTATAGATTTATTTTATCAAAATTTCAGCAGGGATGCCAAATACATATGGTTTACCTGAGTGAGGATTCTTATAGACAAGAACCTTTGTTTCATAGACATTTTCTATGTTCTGATAGGTTATAACCTGCTCTGGTGTACCTTCTGAAAATACCTTTCCTTTGCTTAAAAGAAGGAGTTTTGTACAGTACTCTGATGCAAGGTTAAGGTCATGAAGAACAGCAATTACAGTTGTCCCACTTTTATTGATTTCTCTAAGGGTATCCATAATTTTGAAACTATGTCCGATATCAAGGTGTGATGTGGGTTCATCTAAAAGAATAATCTCTGTCTGCTGGGCAACTACCTGACTGATAAAAACCCTCTGTTTTTCTCCGTCCGATAATTCCCATATCTTTCTTTTTCTGTACTGGCTGATTTCAAA
It encodes:
- a CDS encoding YIP1 family protein; this encodes MEKIRWQKMLEDTKKFFTAPVELYQNFEKEGGYSEPIVYTTIIILISELIVILLFTILHLKHLKILLFSTNMAISFLLIPLFLIFFFISTVILHLIWIALGSRESFETSLRCTASFSPLIPAGILISIIPFFGKWIGTFAYLFALCFYIITASVYVHKIDEVKARKVFLIIFIVITFLKIANLIRAEINERKTKEMIRKMEEDYQKKMEEYERQMMEQQQRMYEEYQRQMQQNQIPQNYPESSQ
- a CDS encoding ABC transporter ATP-binding protein translates to MLKVECLEFSYGKDSVLKDISFEIKKEEFLGIIGPNGSGKTTLIKTLAGILKYQKGKIYLEGKEIKQFNTIEYSRKVAYLPSQIDVYFSYTVEEFVMMGRYPYTGRYGEFTTKDRDIVEEVLKKFEISQYRKRKIWELSDGEKQRVFISQVVAQQTEIILLDEPTSHLDIGHSFKIMDTLREINKSGTTVIAVLHDLNLASEYCTKLLLLSKGKVFSEGTPEQVITYQNIENVYETKVLVYKNPHSGKPYVFGIPAEILIK